The sequence AATTAAAAAGGGGCCAGACTCTTTAAAAATAATCCCTTTGTGTGATTTAAAAGGCGTCACTAAAGGCTCTTTTTACCACCATTTTAAAAATCGTTCTGAGTTTATTGAAACCTTAATGATGCATTGGTATCAAGAAATGACACTAGAGTTTATAACACAAGCCAATACACAAGCATCTCCTCTAGAACGATTAAAAAAGTTAGACCAAGTGATTGCGAGTCATAACATTGAAGCTGAAATGCATATCCGTGCATGGGCTTTAAAAGAGAAAACCATCGCAAAGCATTTAGAAAGAATAGACCAACAAAGGCAAAGCTATTTAGCGCATTGTTATATAGAGCTTGGGATGGATAAAGATCAAGCACAAGATATTGCGCTAATGGCTTATGCTAATTTTTTAGGTATGCAGCAGATACATCCCAAACCGTCAATGGAAACGGTTTTAAGGGTATCGGCTATGGCATCAAAGGTATTTATGCCATAACTGCAAGATTGATAATAACTAACATCAAGTAAGTTAACATTGAATTTTTATAAACTTAAGGAACAAGAAGATGAAAGCAATGAAATACTCCGGTTATTACTTAGTTTTTACAGGTATTATTCACAACTTAATTGGTCTAGCTTTAGGTTGGCAAAGCTTAGTTGATATGCATCAAGATAATTGGTTTGCTAGCACTATTGTAAATGGCCAAATGATATTCCAGCGAGAAGCCATAGTCTGGTTTTTATTAACAGGATTCTTTTGGGTTTTATTTGGTTTAATGTTACAAAAAGCGCTTAAAGAAGGTTTTACGCCGCCACTGTCTTTAGCTTGGGGGTTTATAGCAATAGGGATTATTGTTGCTATTATTATGCCAGTATCTGGTGCTTACTTGCTTATTATTCAGGGGATTATTCTGTTAATAGGTATTATGAAATTAACACCTCAGACTATTGTCTATTCAGAATCTACACGTAGATAATTTGCTCAGCGGCTAGTATTGGTCGCTGTTTTCCTTTTTGTTTCAATTGAAGCCGCTAGGGCTGAGAGCAGGGACGAGGCTTTACTGTTGTAGCTGATGAAGTTAGACCGCTAGCTGTGAGAACGCAAAGTTCAACCGCTGAAATAACCTCTATTATAAGTGAGCTTCAAGTAAAAACGTCTGATATTGTTGCAGTCGTAAATAACTGTAAAGAGCAGGGCATTGAAAGTGTGCAACAAGCCACACAAACTGAAGCGGTATTAAATGAGATAATCTCTGATATTGATGTTATCACCGATATCATAATTCTCGTCGAGTAAATGTTTGTTTTCTGCTTTATCTTCTACAAACCAAATCAGTTCCTGTTTATTAGTCGCATTTTTAGATACCTTATTTTTATAGCTGTGATTACAAAGTTGTTTTATGTCGTTTTGATATCATGTTTAATGTTATTAATTACATAATCGTTAGTTTGATTTAATACAATCACTTATTTCATTATTAGTGTATTGTTTTATTTCTAAATTTTATATTGATACACAAGCTGTAAGATTAACTTTGGAGTTTATATGAATACGAGTTGGACTAAATATGCGATTTCCCAAATAGAAGCTGACTATACACGCTCAGCAGATACGCATCTTATTCAATTACCTTTACCGTACTTTAAAGATATTGATATTTATTTTAAAGATGAAAGCACCCATCCAACCGGTTCTTTAAAGCACCGTTTAGCCCGTTCGTTATTTTTATATGCATTATGTAACGGCTGGATCAATGAGAATACACCTGTTATTGAATCTTCAAGTGGTTCAACTGCGGTATCTGAAGCGTATTTTTCACGATTATTAGGTTTACGCTTTATTGCTGTAATGGCAAACAGTACGGCGAAAGAAAAGATAAAACAAATTGAATTTTATGGCGGTGAATGTCACTTAGTTGATTGCACTACACAAATTTATAGTGAGTCAGAAAGGTTAGCCAAAGAGTTAAATGGCCATTATATGGATCAGTTCACTTTTGCTGAAAGAGCCACCGATTGGCGTGGTAATAATAATATAGCTGAACGTATTTTTAGCCAGATGTCGAAAGAGCGTTTTCCAGTACCAAGTTGGTTAGTAATGAGCCCTGGTACGGGCGGCACATCAGCAACGATAGGTCGTTACATTCGTTATCAAGGTCAAGATAGTAAATTATTAGTTGTCGACCCAGAACATTCAGTTTTTTATGATTATTACAAAACGGGTAATGCAGGTTTACAAAATACACAAGGAAGTAAAATTGAAGGCATAGGGCGACCTAGAGTTGAGCCTTCTTTTATTTCTGGCGTGATTGATGAAATGCTAAAGGTAACTGACGCGAAAAGCATTGAAGCTATGTTATGGCTGAGTGAACAGCTAGGTCGTAAAGTGGGTCCTTCTACAGGGACTAATTTTGTGGGGGTTTTAAAGCTTGCCGAACGTATGAAAAAAGCAAACGAAAAAGGCTCTATTGTGACGTTATTATGCGATAGTGGAGAGCGTTATTTAAATAGTTATTATGATGAAAATTGGCTTAAAAGCCGAATTGAACGTAATGAAAGCTACCGTAACTATCTAAAAAGCATAGGTTAATATAATTTTTAATGCTAGTTTTTTAATTCTAAATGACTTATTGAACATCAGTTTAATGTTTCTCGTTTATTTGCAAACTTGGTGATAAGTTTATACGTATTATTGGTTAAATAGATAACTTATGAGAAGTACATGGCAGAGCTAAGAGCAATAGGATATAAAAACTTAAAAGGTGGGCCAATTTTTGAAGTAAACTCTGCCAAAGTGACAAAAGAGAAAGGTATTAATATTGGATTGCCCAGGAGACAAGGTAATCGGCAAGTGACACTTTTATCTTTTGAACAATGGCAACAAGCGTGTGATACTTTAAATATAAAGTTACCTTGGACCGCAAGAAGAGCTAACTTACTTGTTAGTGGCATACAGTTTAATATCCAGCATGTTGGTAAAGTGATACATATAGGTGAGTTACAATTATTGATTACAGGTGAAACTGAACCTTGCTATAAAATGGATTGGGTTCACCCTGGGTTATCAGTGGCATTAAATGATAACTTTAAAGCTGGCTTAACGTGTAAAGTATTAAATGATGCTGATATTCAAGTAGGTGATACTATCCATATCACTGAACAATTAAGCTTATTTTAAAATAGAGTTTAGCGGTGACGTATCGAATAATTAGAAGAGTAAAGGTACAAAGTTTGTACCTTTACTCATAAATAGCTAAAAAGTTTTTCTTAAACCAATATTTAGCGTATCAACGTCTCTATCACCTGCTATACGGCTATATCCAGCTGTAACAAACCAAGTTTCCGCTACTTTATAATTAGCGCCTAAAACAAAACCTGATTCACGGTCACCTTCTTCAGGATCGGTATTTGTGTACGCAGCATTAAGTTCAATTGCATCTGTTATATTAGAACGTAAGCCTAGTTTAAATGTATCGACATCAAAAGATTCATCACCAGTATTTGCTTCTTCTAATTTCCAATCACCTAAGTTATATGAGGCAAATACAGTTACCCCATTATCAAGAGCATACTTAGCACCTAGACCATATTGAAATGTATCATAATCGATATCAAAATTATTAATATCGCCAGATGATTGAGTGTAATTAGCTTCTACAAAAAAGTATTCACCAAATTCATATGAACCTTTGATACCAAACCCTGAAGTATCAAAGTCGCTGTCGAAATCTGATTGGGTATAAAATGCCTCAGCAAAAATCTGATTGGGTATAAAATGCCTCAGCAAATGTGAAAGAAGGTGCATCTTTTGCAATAACTGATTGAGAAAATAATCCCGTAGCTAGAGAACAGGAAGAACTGCGTATTTCATTAAACATTATCCTTGTTTAAGTAAAGTGTAAAAAACAGGGACACTATATTGAAATTAATTCCAAAGTAAACTTTTTTGATAAGATAAATTAAAGCTTTACCTTAAAAAACCACCCTATAAACGCATAATATTTGCGAAACAATAATGACAAAGGCATAGTTTAACGTAATGTAATAAATGAACTTATTTTCTATTTGGAGCTAAACATGAAAAAAGCCTTTAAAGGTGCTGTATTACTTAGCAGTATGCTAAGTTCTGCATTGGTATCTGCATCATCTACTTTTGAAGCCGAAGATATTTTTGCCCTTGAATATGCAAGCAGCGTTAAACTTTCTCCAAATGGTAAAAAAGTTGTTTATATCAGAAATTCAAACAACATTATGACAGACAATAAAAATAAAAATTTATGGTTGGTTGATGTTAAATCAGGTGAGCAAACACCTTTATTTTCTAATGGCAATCAATATTCACAACCAACTTGGTCACCAGATGGTAAAAAAATTGCTTTTGTGAGCAATGAAACCGGTAGCAAACAAATTCATGTTCATTATATCGCTGAAAATAAAACAGCTATGGTGAGTCAAGTACAGGCAAGCGTGAGCAGTTTAACTTGGTCGCCAGATGGCAGGTGGTTAGCCTTTAGCCAAAAAGTCAAAGGTAAAAAAACTCAATTAACAAAAATGCCTAAAAAGCCAAAAGGGGCTAAATGGGCTGAGCCAGTCATTGTCATTGATAAAGCGTATTATCAAGCTGATGGCAGTGGTTTAATTAAGCCTGGCTATAACCATATTTTTGTATTACCAGCTGATGGCGGTACAGCACGCCAAGTAACCAGTGGTGAATACCATCATAAAGGCACGCTTGCTTGGACTAAAGACAACCAAAATATTGTTTTTTCAGCTAATCGCATCAGTGATTGGGAATATAAAAGACTGGAAGGTGATTTATTTTCGGTAGCAATCAATACTGGCGAAATTACTCAGTTAACTTCTACTCCAGGTAAAGAATATAGCCCTACTTTTTCTGAAAATGGTAAAAGCTTAGCGTTTCTTTCAGGTTCTAATGAGCTAAACCCTTATCGTAATGCAAAATTAAACATTTTAAATTGGGGTTCTAAAAAAGTAACGCCATTAGCTGCTGATTTTGATCGTTCAATAAGATCACCAAAGTGGATTTCTTCTTCATCACTTGCTTTTAGTTACGATGATTTTGGTAAACGCAAAATAGCGACGATTACGACAAAAGGTAAAATCAAAGATTTAACAGATACGGTAACAGGTACTACTTTAGGTCGACCATATATTAGTGGTGAATTTGACGCGAATTCATCAGGTAAAATTGTATTTACAACGGGCTCTGCAGAACGCCCAGCTGATGTTGCTATGGTAACTACACGCGGTAAAGTTAAACAGTTAACTAGCCTGAATGAAGATTTATTAGCGCATAAAAAGTTAGGGAAAATGCATGAAATTAACTACAAATCGTCATTTGATGGTGAGCAAATTCAAGGTTGGTACATTACGCCACCAGATTTTGATCCTACAAAAAAATATCCTTTAATTTTAGAGATACATGGTGGTCCACATTTAGCTTACGGTCCGCATTTTACAGCTGAACTTCAGCGTTTTGCAGCACAAGGTTATGTTGTATTTTATGATAATCATCGTGGTAGTAGCTCATATGGTGAGCGTTTTGCGATGTTACTTAAATACAAATACAGCTCAAAAGAAGACTTTGCAGATCACAACTCAGGTGTAGATGCGATGATAGATTTAGGTTTTATAGATGATAAAAACCTATTTATCGCTGGTGGTTCTGCTGGTGGTATCGCAACAGCTTATGCAATTGGTTTAACTGATAGATTTGCAGCAGCAGCTGTTGTAAAACCTGTAATTAACTGGTTGAGCAAAGTATTAACTGCAGACAGTGGTTTAGGTCAAATTCCTACGCAATTCCCTGGTATGCCTTGGGATCACGTTGAACATTATTGGCAGCGTTCGCCTATGTCGTTAGTGGGTAATGTCACTACACCTACATTATTAATGACAGGTGAAGAAGATTTACGTACACCAATGGCACAAACTGAACAGTATTACCAAGCATTAAAATTACGTAAAATAGATACTGTATTGGTGAAAGTTCCAGGTGCGCCACACGGTATTGCTGGTAAACCTTCTCGTATGATCACTAAAATTGAGCATACATTAGCTTGGTTTGAAAAATATAAAACCAAATAAATATCAGTTAATGATAGGTTAATATAAGTTAGTACTAGGTGGTTTACTTTATTTAATTGGACTAGTTATTTTTAATTTGGTAAATAAAATGCGTCATAGTTCCTGCTATGACGCTTTAGATAAATAGCTTAACTATTTTAAGTGCTTATTAAGAAAAGTGACATAAGCATTTGATGCAGTTATTCGGTTTACCTTTTTAGTAAAACCATGACCTTCATCATCAAATAATACGTATTCAACAGGTACATTATTCGATTTAACAGCCTCTACTAATTCATCACTTTCTACTTGAAGTACTCGCGGATCGTTAGCACCTTGCACAACCATTAATGGCTTTGTGATGTTTTTAGCATGAAACAACGGAGAAATACGACGATGACGGTCGCCATCTGTTGCTGGATCGCCCATCTCATCATACAGTGACTTTTTAAAGCTTTCCCACCAAGGTGGAATTGAAGTTAGTGTTCTGACCCAATTAGTCACACCAAAAATATTAACTCCGACTTTAAATTCTTCAGGTTCAAATGCAAGTGCTGCTGCAGTCATGTAACCACCATAACTACCACCCATGATGCCAATTCTTTCACCGTCTATCCACTCAAGTCCTTGTAAGTACTTTTTACTCCAAACAATGTCTTGTAGATCGTCTTCACCATGTTTTTATCATCAAGATGATTAAAGGTTTTTCCGTAACCTGAGCTACCGCGATTGTTAACAGCAAAAATAGCATACCCTTGATTGACCAAATGTTGCTTCATTGCACTATAGCCTGTTCGACTTTGTCCACCTGGACCACCATGAACAAAAACAATGGCTGGTACTTTATTAACACTACTGGCTTGTTTCGGTTTATAAAGTACACCTGGTACTTCTAAGCCATCAAAGCTCTTAAAGCGAGCAATAGTACTTTCTACTAAGTTATTAGGATTAATGGCTGGACTTAGAGATGATGTCAATTTTTTTACATTTTTACTACCAATAGGCCAGACATATAAATTGTTAGGTGATGTATCTGAATTTAAGTAAAATGACATACGAGATTCATCATCTGAAAAATTAACACGGCTTAGGCTGCCTGCAGGTAATGACGGTAAACTTAGATCTTGATTGGTTTGTGTATCTATAACAGTTACTTTTGCACTAGAATCTTCATTTACTACTTTAACTCTGTATTTGCCTGATTTAGAGAAGTATATAAAGTTAATATCCCAATCATCCTTTAACAGAGCGTAGCGAAAATCTCGGGGGCTTGCCCCCGTGCTGGATAGTGTAGACTGAGCTTGCCTCAGTCTGTAGTATCCAATACATGGAAATTCAAAGAAATTCGCATCATGTTTTTAGATTAATGTACCACTTTGTGTGGATACCTAAGTATCGGCGTAAAGTCTTTTCGGAGCCTTATCGTGAGGCGATGAAAACAATAATCCAAAAAATTGGTTACGATTACGACATTGATATAGTCGAGTTAGAAATACCGGAAGACCATATTCATATGGTCGTAAGAAGTGAGCCAAAAATGTCACCAAGCCAGATCATGCAGGTGATAAAAACTATTTCAGCCAGAGAATTCTTCAAATTATACCCAGATATTAAAAGGCGTTATTTCTGGGGAGGGAAGCTTTGGACTCAGAGTTATTTTGTTGAAACAATTGGAAATGCAACGGAAGATACTATTCGTAAATATGTGCAAAACCAATTGGTTGAATTGGATAAAAAAGAAGAGCTCGAAAGTCAGTTAGGACTCTTTTGAAACTCGGTCGCTTGCGGCCGATTCTTTTATATATTCACTATGTTGGCTGTTTTTGAGGTTATATCGCCAGACTTGACTAAATTCTCCTTTGCCATTTGTTGTGTAATATAGGTAAGCACCGTCTTTTGAGAAGGTGTTGGCAGTGATTTGAGCATCTTGTTTAAAATTTGAAATTAACTGTGGTTTTGCATTTTTTTCTGTTAAATCAAGTAAAAATATATCGCTATCTTTGTTTGAATTAGATTTTCCTAATGTTAAAAGGTTACCTTCAGAATTTATACTTTGAACGTTTAAGCCTGTATTATTTTGGTATATGAGTGTGCGTTTGTAATTTTTTGCATCGTAACGGTATAAATCCATGAATTTAGCGTCACGTTCATTGGTTGAGATATAAAATGATTTATTATCATCACTAAAACCACTGAATCTAGCGCGAACTTTATCACCAGGCGTTAAATCGGTAATAGTGCCATTTTCATCACGTACATAAAGGTGGAATAGCTCATTGCCGCCTTGATCTCGTGTTAATAAAATACGTTCATCATTAGGAAAGTAACGTACAGGATATGTTGTATCACTTGATTCAGTTAGCTGAGTTTTTAAGCCTGTATTTGTATCTATTGAATATAAATTAAAAATACCTGTTTCATCTGAACTGACTAAGATACGTTTACCATCTTGAGAAAAAGAACTACCCATGATGCTTGTAGTATCAAAAAAGGTTTCGGCAGAGTATTGTTCAAATTGGCTTTGGTTTTGAATTATAGGTGTATTTACTTGCTGTGAAGTATTGTTACAGCCTGCTATTACGATAGCAACTGCAGAAAATAATATTGTTTTTTTTATCATTTTACATTCCTTGATTGAAGAGTATTGCAAGCATTGGATGTCCCTATATTCTGTAACAATCCCTATTATTGCAACATAAGGTAACTTTATATATATAACATTATATTTCTATAATCGGGCTATCTGCTAATCCATTTATCAGTAATGAAGTTTAAATTAGAATTTCTAATCCAATAATGAATATGAATAAACTTGATAATGTATAACCCATTTTTTG is a genomic window of Pseudoalteromonas sp. '520P1 No. 423' containing:
- a CDS encoding porin, translated to MHLLSHLLRHFIPNQIFAEAFYTQSDFDSDFDTSGFGIKGSYEFGEYFFVEANYTQSSGDINNFDIDYDTFQYGLGAKYALDNGVTVFASYNLGDWKLEEANTGDESFDVDTFKLGLRSNITDAIELNAAYTNTDPEEGDRESGFVLGANYKVAETWFVTAGYSRIAGDRDVDTLNIGLRKTF
- a CDS encoding S9 family peptidase, with the translated sequence MLSSALVSASSTFEAEDIFALEYASSVKLSPNGKKVVYIRNSNNIMTDNKNKNLWLVDVKSGEQTPLFSNGNQYSQPTWSPDGKKIAFVSNETGSKQIHVHYIAENKTAMVSQVQASVSSLTWSPDGRWLAFSQKVKGKKTQLTKMPKKPKGAKWAEPVIVIDKAYYQADGSGLIKPGYNHIFVLPADGGTARQVTSGEYHHKGTLAWTKDNQNIVFSANRISDWEYKRLEGDLFSVAINTGEITQLTSTPGKEYSPTFSENGKSLAFLSGSNELNPYRNAKLNILNWGSKKVTPLAADFDRSIRSPKWISSSSLAFSYDDFGKRKIATITTKGKIKDLTDTVTGTTLGRPYISGEFDANSSGKIVFTTGSAERPADVAMVTTRGKVKQLTSLNEDLLAHKKLGKMHEINYKSSFDGEQIQGWYITPPDFDPTKKYPLILEIHGGPHLAYGPHFTAELQRFAAQGYVVFYDNHRGSSSYGERFAMLLKYKYSSKEDFADHNSGVDAMIDLGFIDDKNLFIAGGSAGGIATAYAIGLTDRFAAAAVVKPVINWLSKVLTADSGLGQIPTQFPGMPWDHVEHYWQRSPMSLVGNVTTPTLLMTGEEDLRTPMAQTEQYYQALKLRKIDTVLVKVPGAPHGIAGKPSRMITKIEHTLAWFEKYKTK
- a CDS encoding PD40 domain-containing protein; its protein translation is MIKKTILFSAVAIVIAGCNNTSQQVNTPIIQNQSQFEQYSAETFFDTTSIMGSSFSQDGKRILVSSDETGIFNLYSIDTNTGLKTQLTESSDTTYPVRYFPNDERILLTRDQGGNELFHLYVRDENGTITDLTPGDKVRARFSGFSDDNKSFYISTNERDAKFMDLYRYDAKNYKRTLIYQNNTGLNVQSINSEGNLLTLGKSNSNKDSDIFLLDLTEKNAKPQLISNFKQDAQITANTFSKDGAYLYYTTNGKGEFSQVWRYNLKNSQHSEYIKESAASDRVSKES
- a CDS encoding PLP-dependent cysteine synthase family protein, whose protein sequence is MNTSWTKYAISQIEADYTRSADTHLIQLPLPYFKDIDIYFKDESTHPTGSLKHRLARSLFLYALCNGWINENTPVIESSSGSTAVSEAYFSRLLGLRFIAVMANSTAKEKIKQIEFYGGECHLVDCTTQIYSESERLAKELNGHYMDQFTFAERATDWRGNNNIAERIFSQMSKERFPVPSWLVMSPGTGGTSATIGRYIRYQGQDSKLLVVDPEHSVFYDYYKTGNAGLQNTQGSKIEGIGRPRVEPSFISGVIDEMLKVTDAKSIEAMLWLSEQLGRKVGPSTGTNFVGVLKLAERMKKANEKGSIVTLLCDSGERYLNSYYDENWLKSRIERNESYRNYLKSIG
- the tnpA gene encoding IS200/IS605 family transposase, which produces MEIQRNSHHVFRLMYHFVWIPKYRRKVFSEPYREAMKTIIQKIGYDYDIDIVELEIPEDHIHMVVRSEPKMSPSQIMQVIKTISAREFFKLYPDIKRRYFWGGKLWTQSYFVETIGNATEDTIRKYVQNQLVELDKKEELESQLGLF
- a CDS encoding DUF6463 family protein, translating into MKAMKYSGYYLVFTGIIHNLIGLALGWQSLVDMHQDNWFASTIVNGQMIFQREAIVWFLLTGFFWVLFGLMLQKALKEGFTPPLSLAWGFIAIGIIVAIIMPVSGAYLLIIQGIILLIGIMKLTPQTIVYSESTRR
- a CDS encoding TetR/AcrR family transcriptional regulator; the protein is MKKETKNSQLDWLEFALDILIKKGPDSLKIIPLCDLKGVTKGSFYHHFKNRSEFIETLMMHWYQEMTLEFITQANTQASPLERLKKLDQVIASHNIEAEMHIRAWALKEKTIAKHLERIDQQRQSYLAHCYIELGMDKDQAQDIALMAYANFLGMQQIHPKPSMETVLRVSAMASKVFMP
- a CDS encoding MOSC domain-containing protein, whose protein sequence is MAELRAIGYKNLKGGPIFEVNSAKVTKEKGINIGLPRRQGNRQVTLLSFEQWQQACDTLNIKLPWTARRANLLVSGIQFNIQHVGKVIHIGELQLLITGETEPCYKMDWVHPGLSVALNDNFKAGLTCKVLNDADIQVGDTIHITEQLSLF